TTGCTACAAACCCATAAGATTGATATAGGATTAATTTTACAAGGCTAGCAAGAAATCTAGTAAACAATCAAATATTATTGGATTacataaaattcaattgaaattgGATTTcgatttcgatttgatttgaagGGCTAATTCAGATCAGACCTAAACCGGCCCGCGCTAGAATCTACATGAACACTGGTGCAGCCGGGCAAAGTACAGAAGCATGTGGTAGGAGTAGTCGACGAGGATTTTGGTTGCCGTCTTCTCTCTGCTCTCGTCCCTCGCATTTTCCTAATTTGCTCAATTCCAGAGCCCATGATGTTGGGTGGTGGTGGCTCTCGTATTTCCCACCACTTACGAGAGTCCAGCTACCTCCGCCACCATCAATTAGGGTTTTGCAAAACCAGAATCGTCCAGCTCTCTTCTCTCATCTTCACACCTTCCTCCGTCACTATAATCGCCGACAATTGTAATAATCGCCATTTTCGTCTCCGATTGAAGCACAGAATGGTGTCTTCTTTCAGCCTCCAATCCAAATCATCTGGTGAAATCCCCATTGTGTCTGATTGTTTCAGGTTTTACTTCTATTCTGTCTGCTGCTCTTTTAAAAGCCCGGGATTTTATTGCTCTTTTATGCTTTGTTTGGATTGATGTAAATGGAGGGGAAAGAAAATTGAATCTCTAAAATCTCTTGTTTGGCCTTCAAATGAagggaaaaagaagagaaatggAGATAAAGGAGAAGAAATCATAGTCACTTCTTTATATTTAGCCCAAACATTTCTCTTCAAATTATAGAGAGATAAAAATTAGTTGTATGAAAATGCTTAACTATCCTCACTGTTTTTAAATCCATATTTCTTAACTTGTGAGGCAATAATagttattttctatattatgGATGATCTttccaaataaaagaaaagtaaatttcatttctattattttatttttttcgtcATTTCTCCTGATTAATTTCTCTTCATTTCCGTTCACAACTAAATGTCCAAACAAAGAATTATAGTTTTGGTCCCTGTTTAATCAAATAATAGCTAGGTTCCTATGTGTGTTTGTGCTTTTTACTGTGTGTCTAATACATCCCATGTTTGGTCAAGTAGCTGATGACTTTTCTTTGTGCAAagccaagaagaagatgatCATCAAATTCCATCTGAAGGGTTGTCTCCTGTGGCaggtttctctctctctctctctctacccAGTTAAGCCTTTTGTTATATCTCACAGCGTAATTGTTCTATTTGCTACACACATTTGAGGCATTGATATGAATATTGCCTTAAAAGCGCAAGTCTTTTGCTTCTATTTTTCCTTATTCAATCTCTTCTTATGTATTTTTGTTGTGGTATCGTTTTTAACTTGATAGAATGCTTGTTTGGATTAAGGTTTAAGAGATTCTCTTTTGGAATTTAGTCTTGAATATCTCTTTTTACCTTTCCTGGGCTCCTAGATTCCTTAATAATGATCCCTTGGTCtattcttgttacaggaggtatagTAGCACTTGGAAAGTTTGAcgctcttcacattggtcatcGAGAACTTGCCATTCAAGCATCAAAAGTTGGAAGTCCATATCTTTTATCTTTTGTAGGAATAGCAGAAGTACTTGGATGGGAGCCTAGGTGTGGATAAtgtattttattcttatttgttTTCTGCAGTTGTCTATTTAtgtggaaaattttttttatggacAATCCTTTCTATTTTGCATTGGCGTACTCCCAGAGTTTAGAATGTAAATGACTTGTTTTATACCTTGAGTAGATTTAGTTGCTTTCTGGGTAGTGATATCCTTTGATGCTTCTGTAACCATATATTACTGAAAATATCAGGCTGTGTTTGTGTTGATTGGAGTTGCATTGCATGTGAACTTGTCTGATCATGTAAAAACTAGAATAACTTCTTATGACACTTGGACCTGTCTAAACAGGGCTCCAGTGGTTGCTAAATGTGATCGGAGTAGGGTTCTTACCTCTTGGGCCCCATACTGTGGTAATATAGCCCCATCAGAGTTCCATATTGAATTTTCAAGCGTTCGACATCTCAGCCCACAGCAGTTCGTTGAGAAGTTATCCAAGGAGCTCAGAGTATGTGGAGTGGTGGCAGGTATGTTTTCACTTCCAATCAAATTTACCCTTTTTTTGATGTAATTGATTGCCTGTAATTTTGTGCAATAAAAGTCATAATGGATAATTATCTCAGGGGAAAACTATCGGTTTGGATATAAAGCTGCTGGTGATGCATCAGAGCTTTTGAGGCTCTGTGAGGAGTATGGTATGGGGGCTTACATTATAAATTCTGTTATGGACAA
This sequence is a window from Manihot esculenta cultivar AM560-2 chromosome 4, M.esculenta_v8, whole genome shotgun sequence. Protein-coding genes within it:
- the LOC110613995 gene encoding FAD synthetase 2, chloroplastic, which encodes MMLGGGGSRISHHLRESSYLRHHQLGFCKTRIVQLSSLIFTPSSVTIIADNCNNRHFRLRLKHRMVSSFSLQSKSSGEIPIVSDCFSQEEDDHQIPSEGLSPVAGGIVALGKFDALHIGHRELAIQASKVGSPYLLSFVGIAEVLGWEPRAPVVAKCDRSRVLTSWAPYCGNIAPSEFHIEFSSVRHLSPQQFVEKLSKELRVCGVVAGENYRFGYKAAGDASELLRLCEEYGMGAYIINSVMDKNKDSGIIDLNDLKDRGQVSSTRVRHALALGDMKYVSELLGRRHRLMLMLKEEKGFTNSSGRWKASIPKSCLLNLPPKDGFYENCFLLFCDENMVKCSVFIDSTFIHLETDEVGLNNFSVSQDFQLLGVEFGH